A genomic window from Prochlorococcus sp. RS04 includes:
- the rsmH gene encoding 16S rRNA (cytosine(1402)-N(4))-methyltransferase RsmH produces MQTDLSDSSFFNHQSVMTYEIMASLEHYPLINNNQLKGIDATLGGGGHSYHLLRKYSDLNIIGLDQDPFARKSASKKLDEFKNRIDIRASNFADFVPKEKVSFVIADLGVNSNQIDDPKRGFSFQKNGPLDMRMNPFLDVDAEKLIEALNEKDLANLIYKYGEERLSRKIARKIKLDLKENGKYSGTKELAYSIAGCFPPKQRYKKIHPATRTFQALRIAVNKEIEVLEKFLQVVPEWLLPGGIISIISFHSLEDRLVKSCFKNDQRLKNLTKKPITPSEQEVELNKRARSGKLRIAQLN; encoded by the coding sequence ATGCAAACTGACCTATCTGATTCATCTTTTTTCAATCATCAATCAGTTATGACATATGAGATTATGGCCTCATTAGAGCATTACCCACTGATAAATAACAATCAACTTAAGGGAATAGACGCAACTTTAGGCGGAGGAGGGCACTCTTATCATTTATTGAGAAAATATTCGGATTTAAATATAATTGGACTTGATCAAGATCCATTCGCGAGAAAATCAGCATCAAAAAAACTTGATGAGTTTAAAAATAGGATTGATATAAGGGCTTCAAATTTTGCGGATTTTGTACCTAAAGAAAAAGTTTCTTTTGTAATTGCAGATCTTGGAGTAAATAGCAACCAAATTGATGACCCTAAAAGAGGATTTAGTTTCCAAAAAAATGGTCCACTTGATATGCGCATGAATCCTTTTCTTGATGTTGATGCAGAGAAATTAATTGAGGCTTTAAATGAAAAAGATCTAGCTAACCTAATCTATAAATACGGTGAGGAGAGATTATCAAGAAAGATTGCTAGGAAAATAAAATTGGATTTGAAGGAAAATGGGAAATATTCTGGAACAAAAGAGTTAGCTTATTCTATTGCAGGCTGCTTCCCACCAAAACAAAGATATAAAAAAATACATCCAGCAACAAGAACATTTCAAGCACTAAGAATTGCTGTTAATAAAGAAATTGAAGTATTAGAAAAATTTTTGCAAGTTGTACCTGAATGGCTTTTGCCAGGAGGTATTATTTCTATTATTAGTTTTCATTCCCTTGAGGATAGGTTAGTTAAAAGTTGTTTCAAGAATGATCAAAGACTAAAAAACCTGACAAAAAAGCCAATAACTCCTTCCGAACAAGAAGTTGAACTAAATAAAAGAGCTAGAAGTGGAAAATTAAGAATTGCTCAATTAAATTAA
- a CDS encoding cysteine desulfurase family protein — translation MLSTPILLDYQSSTPCSKDVVDSMKPFWSEIFSNPASKSNLAGINASAILEASREKIEQNLFLKNKKVIFTSGATESNNLALLGFARNFYKKTGNYGHIITLKTEHKAVLEPLNQLKKEGFMVTAINPEKDGLISVEQFKKNIREDTFLVSVMLANNEIGVIQPIENISKICKSRGITFHSDFAQCLGYMALDNLLSDVNMITMSSHKIYGPKGIGLLLIDEEINLEPLIVGGGQEYGLRSGTLPLPLVVGFTKAIEIAVLNQKNNAEKLLFYRNNLLEGLLKNNSGLLINGSIEKRLPHNLNLTVLDLNGAKFHKFLKSKIICSTGSACSNGEPSHVLLALGRSLKEAESSIRLSIGLSTNSKDIKQAIHILTNTIRSLR, via the coding sequence ATGCTATCAACTCCCATACTACTAGACTATCAATCTTCGACTCCTTGCTCTAAAGATGTTGTTGATTCTATGAAACCTTTTTGGAGTGAGATATTTTCTAACCCTGCAAGCAAATCTAATTTGGCGGGGATTAACGCAAGCGCTATTTTGGAAGCTTCAAGAGAAAAAATAGAACAAAATTTATTTCTTAAGAATAAAAAAGTTATTTTTACAAGCGGGGCAACTGAATCTAATAACTTAGCCTTGTTAGGCTTTGCTAGAAATTTCTATAAAAAAACAGGAAATTATGGACATATTATTACCTTAAAAACAGAGCATAAAGCTGTTTTGGAGCCCCTAAACCAACTAAAAAAAGAGGGATTTATGGTTACAGCAATTAATCCTGAGAAAGATGGCTTAATTTCAGTAGAACAATTCAAAAAAAATATAAGAGAAGATACATTTCTGGTTAGTGTCATGTTGGCAAATAATGAAATAGGAGTTATTCAGCCCATAGAGAATATTTCAAAGATATGTAAATCGAGAGGAATAACATTTCACTCTGATTTTGCACAATGTTTAGGTTATATGGCGTTAGACAATCTTTTATCAGATGTAAACATGATAACGATGAGTTCTCACAAAATATATGGTCCTAAAGGGATAGGACTTCTTTTGATTGATGAAGAAATTAATCTTGAGCCTTTAATTGTTGGAGGAGGTCAGGAATATGGTCTTAGGTCTGGTACATTACCTCTTCCTTTAGTAGTTGGCTTTACTAAAGCAATAGAGATAGCAGTTTTGAATCAAAAAAATAATGCTGAGAAATTACTTTTTTACAGAAATAACCTTTTAGAGGGGTTGTTAAAAAATAATTCTGGTTTATTAATTAATGGCTCCATAGAAAAAAGATTACCTCACAATTTAAATTTGACTGTATTGGATTTAAATGGAGCAAAGTTTCATAAATTTTTAAAATCTAAAATAATTTGTTCTACTGGATCTGCATGTAGTAACGGTGAACCATCTCATGTTTTACTAGCCTTAGGTAGATCTCTTAAAGAAGCAGAATCTTCAATAAGGTTAAGTATTGGATTAAGCACTAATTCAAAAGACATAAAACAAGCAATTCATATTCTTACAAATACGATCAGATCATTACGATAG
- a CDS encoding response regulator transcription factor produces MNEINQINNEPVRKSRILLVDDEPGLRTAVKTFLEDEGFEIFIAVDGEDGWEKAQTIFPDLIISDVMMPRANGYDLLEKIREDEKLGGTPVIFLTAKGMTLDRTEGYLAGVDDYISKPFDPDELAARVKNVINRQERLLKEAARFADIDVSKMAKQITEIKSMLTDQNQTNPENKINLPSFTPREASVLQLVAEGLMNKEIARKLETSIRNVEKYVSRLFIKTGTSSRTELVRYALENHLVK; encoded by the coding sequence ATGAATGAAATTAATCAAATAAATAATGAACCTGTAAGAAAATCAAGAATTTTATTAGTTGATGATGAGCCTGGTTTAAGAACAGCTGTTAAAACATTTCTAGAAGATGAAGGGTTTGAAATATTTATTGCAGTTGATGGCGAGGATGGTTGGGAAAAAGCTCAAACAATTTTCCCAGATTTGATAATTAGCGATGTTATGATGCCTCGAGCCAACGGTTATGATTTATTAGAAAAAATTAGAGAGGATGAAAAATTAGGAGGAACTCCAGTGATTTTTCTAACTGCAAAAGGAATGACCCTAGACAGAACAGAAGGTTATCTTGCAGGAGTTGATGATTACATTTCCAAACCTTTCGATCCCGATGAATTAGCTGCAAGAGTTAAAAATGTAATCAACAGACAAGAACGACTATTAAAAGAAGCGGCACGATTCGCAGATATTGACGTAAGCAAAATGGCAAAACAAATTACTGAAATAAAATCTATGCTCACAGACCAAAACCAGACTAATCCAGAAAATAAAATTAATCTTCCTAGTTTTACTCCTAGAGAAGCAAGTGTCCTTCAACTAGTAGCAGAGGGACTGATGAACAAGGAAATTGCTAGAAAGCTTGAAACATCTATTAGAAATGTTGAGAAATATGTAAGTAGACTTTTTATCAAGACAGGTACATCAAGCCGAACAGAATTAGTTCGTTATGCACTTGAAAATCATTTAGTAAAATAA
- the bchM gene encoding magnesium protoporphyrin IX methyltransferase encodes MTSNKIVEKSEVREYFNGTGFERWNKIYSKSDEINTVQKNIRKGHQKTVDDVVSYIKNYPELTKKSYCDAGCGVGSLSIPLLRLGIKELQVSDISSEMIKETKKRIHELGLSQGKIKYEVCDLEKLKGLFDVVVCLDVFIHYPQPVAEEMVQHLCDLSKEKLIVSFAPYTPVLAVLKNIGKLFPGPSKTTRAYTLKEKGIINAAKERGFKVVKKKLNQAPFYFSKLIEFEKIK; translated from the coding sequence ATGACGTCAAATAAGATTGTCGAAAAAAGTGAAGTAAGGGAGTATTTTAATGGAACTGGCTTTGAAAGATGGAATAAAATTTATAGCAAATCTGATGAAATTAATACAGTTCAGAAAAATATTAGGAAAGGACATCAAAAAACTGTAGATGATGTAGTCTCATACATCAAAAATTATCCTGAACTAACAAAAAAAAGTTATTGTGATGCAGGCTGTGGTGTAGGAAGTCTTTCCATACCTTTATTAAGACTCGGTATAAAAGAACTACAGGTGAGTGATATTTCTTCTGAAATGATTAAAGAAACAAAAAAACGCATTCATGAATTAGGTTTGAGTCAAGGTAAAATTAAATATGAAGTCTGTGATCTGGAAAAACTAAAAGGGTTATTTGATGTTGTAGTTTGTTTGGATGTATTTATTCATTATCCTCAACCAGTCGCAGAAGAAATGGTTCAACATCTATGCGATTTAAGCAAAGAAAAACTAATCGTCAGCTTTGCTCCTTATACTCCAGTTCTTGCTGTTCTAAAAAATATTGGAAAATTATTTCCTGGGCCAAGTAAAACTACAAGGGCATATACATTGAAAGAAAAGGGTATTATTAATGCTGCTAAAGAAAGAGGATTTAAAGTTGTTAAAAAGAAATTAAATCAAGCCCCTTTTTATTTTTCAAAACTAATTGAATTCGAAAAAATTAAATAA
- the purE gene encoding 5-(carboxyamino)imidazole ribonucleotide mutase, producing MSELNSKDIYKIAVVMGSDSDLKTLKPAIDILREFGIKTEVCILSAHRTPIEMMEYAKNAESENIKVIIAGAGGAAHLPGMLASITCIPVIGVPVESKTLKGVDSLLSIVQMPAGIPVATVAINGGQNAGLLAIEMISLFDESIKKNLKEFRENLHTQVRNKNSKLSNIGPDNYLQNK from the coding sequence TTGTCAGAATTGAATTCTAAAGATATTTATAAAATTGCTGTCGTAATGGGTAGTGATTCAGATCTAAAAACATTGAAACCAGCCATTGATATTTTAAGAGAATTTGGAATAAAAACTGAAGTTTGTATACTTTCTGCTCATCGAACACCTATTGAAATGATGGAATATGCAAAAAATGCAGAATCAGAAAACATAAAAGTAATAATTGCCGGTGCTGGGGGTGCTGCTCATCTTCCGGGAATGCTGGCATCTATAACTTGCATTCCTGTAATTGGCGTACCAGTAGAGAGTAAGACACTTAAGGGGGTTGACTCTCTTTTATCAATCGTTCAAATGCCCGCTGGAATTCCAGTTGCAACAGTTGCAATTAATGGAGGTCAGAATGCTGGATTATTGGCTATAGAGATGATCAGTTTATTTGATGAATCCATAAAGAAAAATTTGAAAGAATTCAGAGAAAATCTACATACACAAGTAAGAAATAAAAATAGTAAGTTATCAAATATTGGACCTGACAATTATCTTCAAAATAAATGA
- the cysC gene encoding adenylyl-sulfate kinase, translated as MKEQNQTKSTNIKWHNLTIDREKLEKMRGHKGMVIWFTGLSGSGKSTLANALNEVLHLDGFSTYVLDGDNIRHGLCKDLGFSDEDREENIRRIGEVANLFMNAGIITITAFVSPFISDRDKVRQIIGSKDFIEVYCAANITVCENRDTKGLYKKARLGEIKEFTGISSPYEAPLNPEIVVDTGSLDLNDSVEKIINYLKKENFLNKV; from the coding sequence ATGAAAGAACAAAATCAAACAAAGTCAACCAACATAAAGTGGCATAACTTAACTATTGATAGAGAAAAGCTAGAGAAAATGAGAGGTCATAAAGGTATGGTTATCTGGTTTACAGGTTTATCTGGTTCTGGCAAAAGTACTTTGGCCAACGCTTTAAATGAAGTTTTACACTTAGATGGTTTTTCGACTTATGTGTTGGATGGAGATAATATTAGACACGGTTTATGTAAAGATCTTGGTTTTTCGGATGAAGATAGAGAAGAAAATATAAGAAGAATTGGCGAAGTTGCGAATTTATTTATGAATGCTGGGATAATAACTATTACAGCATTCGTTTCGCCATTTATTAGCGATAGAGATAAGGTGAGACAAATTATTGGATCTAAAGATTTTATTGAGGTTTATTGTGCTGCTAATATCACAGTTTGCGAAAATAGGGATACTAAAGGCCTTTATAAGAAAGCTCGTTTGGGAGAAATTAAGGAATTCACAGGGATTTCTAGTCCATATGAAGCTCCTCTTAATCCCGAAATTGTTGTTGATACAGGTTCGTTAGATTTAAATGATTCCGTTGAAAAAATTATTAACTACCTTAAAAAAGAAAACTTTCTTAACAAGGTCTAA
- a CDS encoding translation initiation factor SUI1 — protein sequence MGKKNWIEFDNQENKFEERAKVDTFNKRSKINISKQKKGKKGKTITLIRGLGTEDEILLKELLKKIKVFCGTGGTLIDRNIQLQGDMVSKSIEFLRKEGFHNL from the coding sequence ATGGGAAAAAAGAATTGGATCGAATTTGATAATCAAGAAAACAAATTTGAAGAAAGAGCTAAGGTAGATACTTTTAATAAAAGATCAAAAATAAATATTTCAAAACAAAAAAAAGGTAAAAAGGGCAAGACTATAACTTTAATTAGAGGTTTAGGCACTGAGGATGAAATCTTATTAAAAGAATTACTAAAAAAAATTAAAGTTTTTTGTGGGACTGGAGGAACATTAATTGATAGAAATATCCAGTTACAGGGTGATATGGTATCGAAATCAATTGAGTTTCTTCGTAAAGAGGGATTTCATAATTTATGA
- the trpB gene encoding tryptophan synthase subunit beta, which yields MVSTFSRKDQNYKNDDLNQPSKEGRFGKYGGQYVPETLMPALFELENAASNAWKDKLFVEELNHLLKTYVGRETPLYEAKRLTEHYKNNQATPRIWLKREDLNHTGAHKINNALGQALLAIRMGKKRIIAETGAGQHGVATATVCARFGLKCIIYMGAEDIKRQSLNVFRMKLLGAEVKVVNSGTSTLKDATSEAIRDWVSNVETTHYILGSVAGPHPFPKIVRDFHAVIGEETKKQCLESFGSLPDILLACVGGGSNAMGLFHPFVKDTNVRLIGVEAAGSGVDTDKHAATITKGSVGILHGSMSLLLQDDNGQVQEAHSISAGLDYPGVGPEHSHLKDIGRAEYGSVTDQEALDALKLVSELEGIIPALETSHAFAWLDKLCPTLEKDTHIVINCSGRGDKDVNTVASSLDI from the coding sequence GTGGTAAGTACATTTTCTCGCAAAGATCAAAACTATAAAAATGACGATTTAAATCAACCCTCCAAAGAGGGAAGATTTGGAAAATATGGAGGTCAATATGTTCCTGAAACGCTAATGCCCGCTCTTTTTGAGCTTGAAAACGCTGCATCTAATGCATGGAAAGATAAACTTTTTGTAGAAGAATTAAATCATCTACTTAAGACTTATGTAGGAAGAGAAACACCACTTTATGAAGCCAAAAGACTTACTGAACATTACAAAAATAACCAAGCAACTCCTAGAATATGGCTTAAAAGAGAAGATTTAAATCATACTGGGGCCCACAAAATTAATAATGCTCTTGGACAAGCTTTATTGGCAATAAGAATGGGCAAAAAAAGAATAATAGCAGAAACTGGAGCAGGTCAGCATGGAGTTGCTACTGCTACTGTTTGTGCGAGATTTGGCTTGAAATGTATTATCTACATGGGTGCTGAAGACATAAAAAGGCAATCCCTTAACGTTTTCAGAATGAAACTTTTAGGAGCTGAAGTTAAAGTTGTAAATTCTGGAACTTCAACACTTAAGGATGCTACTAGTGAGGCCATTAGAGATTGGGTTTCTAATGTCGAAACCACACACTACATTTTAGGATCTGTTGCCGGCCCACACCCTTTCCCAAAGATTGTGCGAGATTTTCATGCAGTTATAGGTGAAGAAACTAAAAAACAATGTTTGGAATCATTTGGATCTTTGCCCGATATTTTGCTTGCTTGTGTAGGTGGGGGATCAAATGCAATGGGGCTTTTCCATCCTTTTGTTAAAGACACTAATGTGCGGCTTATTGGAGTTGAAGCCGCAGGAAGCGGAGTTGATACTGACAAACATGCTGCCACTATCACTAAAGGGTCAGTTGGAATTTTGCATGGATCAATGAGTCTTCTCTTGCAAGATGATAATGGTCAAGTACAAGAAGCTCACTCAATAAGTGCAGGTTTAGATTACCCTGGAGTAGGACCTGAACATAGTCATTTAAAAGATATAGGTAGAGCAGAATATGGATCAGTCACAGATCAAGAAGCTTTAGACGCTTTAAAACTTGTTAGTGAACTAGAAGGAATTATACCTGCACTTGAAACTTCCCATGCCTTTGCTTGGTTAGATAAATTATGCCCTACTCTTGAAAAAGATACTCATATAGTCATCAATTGCTCTGGTAGAGGCGACAAAGATGTTAATACTGTTGCATCTTCATTAGATATTTAA
- a CDS encoding rhodanese-like domain-containing protein, with translation MGSYPKSINASSLNDWFNSEKEDPVLIDVREQSELEIARFSREFLHIPISKVTSEYVEEIFTGLLEREIVVTCHAGIRSYNFSQWCLDNNIVSEIWNLEEGIDGWSRYIDQSIPRY, from the coding sequence TTGGGAAGTTATCCAAAATCTATAAATGCTTCTAGTCTCAATGATTGGTTTAATTCTGAGAAAGAAGATCCAGTTTTGATTGATGTAAGAGAACAGTCAGAGCTTGAAATAGCACGTTTCTCAAGAGAATTTTTACATATACCAATTAGTAAAGTCACATCTGAATATGTTGAAGAAATATTTACTGGTTTATTAGAAAGAGAAATTGTAGTTACCTGTCATGCAGGAATAAGAAGTTATAACTTTTCTCAATGGTGCTTGGATAATAATATTGTGAGCGAAATATGGAATTTGGAGGAGGGTATTGATGGATGGAGTAGATATATTGACCAATCAATCCCAAGGTATTGA
- a CDS encoding citrate synthase, translating to MDNKKLILKPGLEGVPVTNSSICDIDGNKGKLLYRGFSIEELSKKSSFLETAYLLIWGELPTAIQLRDFEQEVQMHRRLSFRVRDMMKCFPATGHPMDALQSSAASLGLFYSRRAIDDPNYIYNAVIRLIAKIPTMIAAFQLIRKGQDPIQPRDDLTYSSNFLYMLTEKEQDPIAAKVFDRCLILHAEHSLNASTFSARVTASTLTDPYAVIASAVGTLAGPLHGGANEDVIAMLEEIKTPENAGSFLDKAIKNKSKIMGFGHREYKVKDPRAIILQKLAEELFIRFGADEMYEVAKSLEAEAIPRLGPKGIFPNVDFYSGLVYRKLGIPRDLFTPIFAISRVAGWLAHWREQLGANRIFRPSQIYTGAAPRDWISLENRE from the coding sequence TTGGACAATAAAAAACTAATTTTAAAACCAGGATTAGAGGGTGTCCCAGTTACTAATTCATCTATATGTGATATTGACGGCAACAAAGGAAAATTATTATACAGAGGTTTCTCCATTGAGGAACTATCCAAAAAAAGCAGTTTTTTAGAAACTGCATACCTATTGATTTGGGGTGAATTGCCCACAGCTATTCAACTTAGAGATTTTGAACAAGAAGTTCAGATGCATCGAAGGTTAAGTTTTAGAGTCAGAGATATGATGAAATGTTTCCCTGCGACAGGTCATCCTATGGATGCTCTCCAATCTAGCGCGGCTTCTTTAGGGCTCTTCTATTCGCGCAGGGCAATAGATGATCCTAATTACATCTATAACGCAGTTATAAGGCTAATAGCAAAAATACCCACAATGATTGCTGCGTTTCAACTTATTAGAAAAGGACAAGACCCGATCCAACCTAGAGATGATTTAACTTATTCATCAAATTTTCTTTACATGCTGACTGAAAAAGAACAAGATCCTATAGCTGCAAAAGTTTTTGATAGGTGTTTAATTCTTCATGCCGAACATAGTTTAAACGCTAGTACATTTAGCGCTAGAGTTACTGCAAGCACTCTTACAGACCCATATGCTGTCATCGCCTCTGCAGTAGGAACGCTTGCTGGACCATTGCATGGAGGAGCAAATGAGGATGTGATTGCAATGTTAGAAGAGATTAAAACCCCAGAAAATGCTGGTTCCTTTTTAGATAAAGCAATAAAAAATAAAAGTAAGATAATGGGCTTCGGTCACAGAGAATATAAAGTCAAAGATCCAAGAGCAATAATTCTTCAAAAACTGGCCGAAGAACTTTTTATTAGATTTGGAGCAGATGAAATGTATGAAGTTGCTAAATCACTTGAGGCAGAAGCAATACCAAGACTTGGGCCTAAGGGTATATTCCCTAACGTAGATTTTTATTCTGGTCTAGTTTATAGAAAACTTGGAATTCCTCGTGATTTATTTACTCCAATTTTTGCTATATCTAGAGTGGCTGGTTGGTTAGCTCATTGGAGAGAACAACTTGGAGCAAATAGAATTTTCAGACCATCGCAAATCTACACAGGTGCAGCACCAAGAGATTGGATCAGCTTAGAAAATAGAGAATAA
- the nuoH gene encoding NADH-quinone oxidoreductase subunit NuoH has product MEYGLDLEYSFNEFLKGFGLSSEIAHIIWLPLPMLLVLVAAVVGVLVTVWLERKISAAAQQRIGPEYAGALGVLQPIADGLKLLVKEDIIPAKADGVLFTAGPILVLVPVILSWLIVPFGQNLLISNVGIGIFLWIALSSIQPIGLLMSGYASNNKYSLLGGLRAAAQSISYEIPLALSVLAIVLMTNSLSTVDIVNQQSGAGILSWNIWRQPVGFIVFWICALAECERLPFDLPEAEEELVAGYQTEYAGMKFALFYLGSYINLILSALLVSILYLGGWGFPIPVELIAKFLNLPINAPFIQVFTASIGIVMTVLKAYLLVFIAILLRWTTPRVRIDQLLDLGWKFLLPISLANLLITAGLKLAFPQFFGG; this is encoded by the coding sequence TTGGAATACGGATTAGATCTCGAATATAGTTTTAATGAATTCTTAAAAGGTTTTGGCCTGTCCAGCGAAATCGCTCATATAATCTGGCTCCCTCTACCTATGCTTTTGGTTTTGGTAGCGGCAGTTGTTGGCGTTTTAGTAACAGTTTGGCTTGAAAGAAAAATATCTGCTGCTGCTCAACAGAGAATAGGTCCCGAATATGCTGGAGCGCTTGGCGTCCTTCAACCAATTGCAGATGGTCTCAAGTTACTTGTCAAAGAAGATATTATTCCTGCCAAAGCGGATGGAGTTCTCTTCACTGCAGGACCCATATTAGTCCTTGTCCCAGTGATTCTCTCCTGGCTAATTGTTCCTTTTGGACAAAACCTTTTAATAAGTAACGTTGGTATTGGAATCTTCCTATGGATCGCTTTAAGCAGTATTCAGCCAATTGGCCTTCTTATGAGCGGATACGCATCAAATAATAAGTATTCTTTATTGGGAGGTTTAAGAGCAGCCGCTCAATCAATAAGTTATGAAATTCCTTTAGCTTTATCTGTACTGGCTATAGTACTTATGACAAATTCTCTAAGTACTGTTGACATTGTCAACCAACAAAGTGGTGCTGGAATACTAAGTTGGAATATATGGAGACAACCAGTTGGTTTTATAGTCTTTTGGATTTGTGCTCTTGCAGAATGTGAGAGACTTCCATTTGACTTACCTGAAGCTGAAGAAGAATTAGTCGCAGGATATCAAACTGAATATGCAGGGATGAAATTCGCATTGTTCTATCTTGGTAGTTACATTAACTTAATCCTTTCAGCTTTATTGGTATCAATACTTTATTTAGGAGGATGGGGTTTTCCTATTCCAGTTGAATTAATAGCTAAGTTTCTAAATTTGCCAATTAATGCACCCTTCATACAAGTTTTCACTGCATCAATAGGAATTGTTATGACTGTATTGAAAGCATACCTTTTGGTTTTCATTGCAATATTATTGCGTTGGACAACTCCTAGAGTAAGGATAGATCAACTATTAGATTTAGGATGGAAGTTTCTTCTGCCAATTTCTCTTGCTAATCTTTTGATAACTGCAGGTTTAAAACTTGCATTTCCTCAATTCTTTGGTGGTTAA
- the ndhI gene encoding NAD(P)H-quinone oxidoreductase subunit I, translating to MNNFLHQINSYIKEAINAGKYLYNGLSVTFDHLRRRPVTVQYPYEKLIPSERYRGRIHYEFDKCIACEVCVRVCPINLPVVDWVMNKETKKKELRNYSIDFGVCIFCGNCVEYCPTNCLSMTEEYELATFDRHNLNFDNVALGRLPTNVTTDPSVKPLRELAYLPKGVMDPHEIPASDTRVGKLPEEVYDWMRPESNENKDKASNPNN from the coding sequence ATGAACAATTTCCTTCATCAAATAAATAGCTATATCAAAGAAGCAATAAACGCTGGAAAATATTTATATAATGGCTTATCAGTAACTTTTGATCATCTTCGAAGAAGACCTGTTACTGTCCAATATCCATATGAAAAATTAATACCTTCTGAAAGATATAGAGGAAGGATACATTATGAATTTGATAAATGTATTGCTTGTGAAGTTTGCGTGAGAGTATGTCCCATAAATTTACCAGTAGTTGATTGGGTAATGAATAAAGAAACCAAAAAAAAGGAACTTAGAAATTATTCTATTGACTTTGGAGTTTGTATATTTTGCGGAAATTGTGTTGAATATTGTCCAACCAATTGCCTTTCAATGACCGAAGAATATGAATTAGCTACTTTTGATAGACACAATTTAAATTTTGATAATGTTGCACTTGGTAGGTTACCTACAAACGTCACAACAGATCCTTCAGTTAAACCTCTAAGAGAACTTGCCTATCTTCCTAAGGGTGTCATGGACCCTCATGAAATCCCAGCTTCAGATACTAGAGTTGGTAAATTACCTGAAGAAGTTTATGATTGGATGAGACCAGAATCCAATGAAAATAAAGATAAAGCTTCTAATCCAAACAATTAA
- a CDS encoding NADH-quinone oxidoreductase subunit J: protein MSIAITTQIICFTILSLVILIGALGVVLLESIVYSAFLLGGVFMSVAGLYLLLNASFVAAAQVLVYVGAVNVLIIFAIMLVNKKEDLKPINDIKSRRIISTSICLTLLSLLIRVDLTNVWSLSSPQNSIGEESTIRIGEHLFSDYLLPFEVASVLLLMAMIGAIVLARRDVMSKDISTGLPVDQELIEKSSEPLLTNKS from the coding sequence ATGTCCATTGCAATAACAACTCAAATTATTTGTTTTACGATTTTATCTTTAGTCATCCTTATTGGAGCTCTTGGCGTTGTATTACTAGAAAGTATTGTCTATTCAGCCTTTCTTCTAGGAGGAGTGTTCATGAGTGTGGCAGGACTATATCTTCTTTTAAATGCAAGTTTTGTCGCTGCAGCACAAGTTTTAGTTTATGTAGGTGCAGTTAATGTATTAATAATCTTTGCAATAATGCTAGTCAATAAAAAAGAAGATTTAAAGCCAATCAATGATATTAAATCGAGAAGAATCATATCAACATCAATATGCTTAACCCTTTTAAGTCTTTTAATAAGAGTTGATTTGACTAATGTATGGAGCCTCTCAAGTCCTCAAAACTCTATAGGAGAAGAATCAACTATCAGAATTGGTGAACATCTATTTAGTGATTATCTCCTCCCATTTGAAGTAGCATCAGTTTTACTTTTAATGGCAATGATTGGAGCTATTGTTTTAGCTCGAAGAGATGTAATGAGCAAGGATATTTCAACTGGATTACCTGTTGATCAAGAGTTAATTGAAAAATCATCAGAACCATTACTTACAAATAAAAGTTAA
- the nuoK gene encoding NADH-quinone oxidoreductase subunit NuoK — protein MSLESIPIQAFLIVSSALFCIGIWGLLNSRNAVRVLMSIELMLNAVNINLMAFSSYVDNNLIQGQVFTIFVITVAAAEAAVGLAILLSLYRNRVTVDMESFNLLKW, from the coding sequence ATGAGTTTAGAATCAATTCCTATTCAAGCGTTTTTAATAGTATCTTCAGCTCTATTCTGTATTGGGATTTGGGGATTATTAAATAGCAGAAATGCAGTAAGAGTTCTTATGAGCATTGAATTAATGCTTAATGCAGTAAATATAAACTTAATGGCTTTTTCTTCCTATGTTGATAATAATTTAATTCAAGGACAAGTTTTTACAATTTTTGTGATTACTGTTGCTGCCGCAGAAGCAGCAGTTGGATTAGCTATTTTATTATCTCTTTATAGAAATAGGGTAACTGTAGATATGGAAAGTTTTAATTTATTAAAATGGTAA